A genomic window from Anthocerotibacter panamensis C109 includes:
- the clpS gene encoding ATP-dependent Clp protease adapter ClpS encodes MGTEIIEKPKSEVSKKPAPQYKVLLHNDPHNSMEHVVEVLLMTIPRLKPPQAIGIMMEAHTSGVAVVVVCALEHAEFYCEQLKSHGLTSTIEPDV; translated from the coding sequence ATGGGCACTGAAATTATCGAGAAGCCAAAATCTGAAGTCAGCAAGAAGCCCGCCCCACAGTATAAAGTTCTCCTCCACAACGACCCCCATAACTCCATGGAGCATGTGGTCGAGGTTCTCCTCATGACCATTCCGCGCCTGAAGCCCCCTCAGGCCATTGGGATCATGATGGAAGCCCATACCAGCGGCGTAGCGGTGGTGGTGGTCTGTGCTCTGGAGCATGCGGAGTTTTATTGCGAACAGCTCAAAAGCCACGGCCTCACCAGTACGATTGAGCCGGATGTCTAG
- the thrC gene encoding threonine synthase: MTTMLATRPLAAHAWPGLIATYRDYLPVNEATPVVTLREGNTPLIEALHLSRLIGRSARIWLKFDGLNPTGSFKDRGMTMAVSKAKEAGSEAIVCASTGNTSAAAAAYGGRGGLKVFVLVPDGYVALGKLAQALIYGAEVIPIQGNFDQAFALVRQVADQYPVTLVNSVNRYRLEGQKTAAFEVCEQLGEAPDWLCIPVGNAGNLTAYWMGFSQFYQKGLVRKRPRMMGFEAAGAAALIHGKVIPIPNPETIATAIRIGNPASGVMAVASARQSGGTIDAVTDQEILEAYHLLARHEGVFCEPASASSVAGLLKCHDQIPEGANIVCVLTGNGLKDPDTALKGCTLRHSAIAPTLEAIAMAMGF, from the coding sequence GTGACTACCATGCTCGCCACCCGCCCTCTTGCCGCGCACGCTTGGCCCGGTCTGATCGCCACCTATCGGGACTACCTACCCGTAAACGAGGCAACACCCGTGGTCACCCTGCGCGAGGGAAACACCCCACTCATCGAAGCGCTCCACCTCAGCCGCTTGATTGGACGTTCAGCCCGAATCTGGCTCAAATTCGATGGGCTCAACCCCACCGGCAGTTTTAAGGACCGAGGGATGACTATGGCCGTCTCCAAGGCCAAAGAAGCGGGCTCCGAGGCTATCGTCTGCGCGAGCACCGGCAATACTTCAGCAGCGGCAGCGGCCTATGGGGGCCGCGGCGGGCTCAAGGTTTTCGTTCTCGTCCCTGATGGCTATGTGGCCTTGGGCAAACTCGCACAGGCGCTTATCTACGGGGCCGAGGTCATCCCCATTCAGGGCAATTTCGACCAGGCTTTTGCTCTAGTGCGTCAGGTGGCCGATCAGTATCCGGTCACCCTGGTCAACTCAGTCAACCGCTATCGCCTGGAGGGCCAGAAAACCGCTGCATTTGAGGTCTGTGAACAGTTGGGGGAGGCTCCCGACTGGCTATGTATTCCGGTGGGCAACGCCGGGAATTTGACGGCGTACTGGATGGGTTTTTCCCAGTTTTATCAGAAGGGACTGGTCCGCAAGCGCCCGCGTATGATGGGCTTCGAAGCTGCCGGAGCCGCCGCCTTGATCCACGGTAAAGTCATCCCCATCCCCAACCCGGAGACCATCGCCACCGCAATCCGTATCGGCAACCCGGCGAGTGGCGTGATGGCTGTGGCCTCAGCTCGCCAGAGCGGGGGTACTATCGACGCGGTCACGGACCAGGAAATCCTCGAAGCTTACCATCTGTTAGCCCGCCATGAGGGTGTTTTCTGCGAACCAGCCAGCGCTAGTTCGGTCGCTGGGCTCCTCAAGTGCCACGACCAAATCCCTGAGGGAGCCAACATCGTCTGTGTCCTCACCGGCAACGGTCTCAAAGACCCCGATACCGCCCTCAAAGGCTGCACCTTGAGGCATAGTGCCATCGCCCCGACCTTGGAAGCTATCGCGATGGCGATGGGATTTTGA